A stretch of the Candidatus Jettenia sp. AMX2 genome encodes the following:
- a CDS encoding DUF4258 domain-containing protein yields the protein MEIEKVIEAIRAKKIRITDHADEEAQADKLKYEEVYFSVLNGEIIEDYPEDKPYPSCLIYGQTFAGEPVHSVWAYNQETEWAVLITVYRPDPQRWIDYKVRKKK from the coding sequence ATGGAGATTGAAAAAGTTATCGAGGCAATTCGAGCAAAGAAAATTCGAATCACAGATCATGCTGATGAAGAAGCGCAAGCTGACAAACTCAAATATGAAGAAGTATACTTCTCAGTTTTAAACGGAGAAATAATTGAAGATTACCCTGAAGACAAACCCTATCCCAGTTGTTTAATTTATGGCCAAACATTCGCCGGCGAACCAGTTCATTCGGTCTGGGCGTATAATCAAGAAACTGAATGGGCGGTACTAATCACAGTCTACAGACCAGATCCTCAACGTTGGATTGATTATAAAGTCAGAAAGAAAAAATAA